The Rattus rattus isolate New Zealand chromosome X, Rrattus_CSIRO_v1, whole genome shotgun sequence genome has a window encoding:
- the Ubqln2 gene encoding LOW QUALITY PROTEIN: ubiquilin-2 (The sequence of the model RefSeq protein was modified relative to this genomic sequence to represent the inferred CDS: inserted 7 bases in 4 codons) produces MAENGESSGPPRPSRGPAAAPGAANPPAEPKIIKVTVKTPKEKEEFAVPENSTVQQFKEAISKRFKSQTDQLVLIFAGKILKDQDTLIQHGIHDGLTVHLVIKSQNRPQGQATTQPSTTAGTSTTTTTTTTAAAPPAATTSSAPRCCTTATTTNSNLGPGSLASLGNLGLNSSNFNELQNQMQQQLLSSPEMMIQIMENPFVQSMLSNPDLMRQLIMANPQMQQLIQRAEISHLLXLDIMRADSKIAGNPAMMQXMMKIKDLALSNLESIPGGXDALRRMYAEXSEPMLNAAQEQFGGNPFATAGSSSSSGEGTQPSRTENRDPLPNPWAPPPTTQTSATTTTTTTSSGTVAGSNTSSTTTGNTMTAANYVASIFSTPGMQSLLQQITENPQLIQNMLSAPYMRSMMQSLSQNPDMAAQMMLSSPLFTANPQLQEQMRPQLPSFLQQMQSPETIAAMSNPRAMQALLQIQQGLQTLATEAPGLIPGFTPGVGMGMLGTAITPVGPVTPIGPIGPIVPFTPIGPIGPIGPTGPASSPGSTGTGIPPATTVSSSAPTETISPTSESGPSQQFIQQMVQALTGGSPPQPPNPEVRFQQQLEQLNAMGFLNREANLQALIATGGDINAAIERLLGSQPS; encoded by the exons ATGGCTGAGAACGGCGAGAGCAGCGGCCCCCCGCGCCCCTCCCGCGGCCCTGCTGCGGCCCCAGGCGCGGCCAACCCGCCAGCCGAGCCCAAAATCATCAAAGTCACTGTGAAGACCcccaaagagaaggaggagttcGCGGTGCCCGAGAACAGCACCGTGCAGCAGTTCAAGGAAGCGATTTCTAAACGCTTCAAATCGCAAACCGATCAGCTCGTGCTGATTTTCGCCGGAAAAATCCTGAAAGATCAAGACACCTTGATCCAGCATGGCATCCATGATGGACTGACTGTTCACCTGGTTATCAAAAGCCAGAACCGTCCGCAGGGCCAGGCCACCACGCAGCCCAGCACTACTGCGGGGACGAGCACGAcgaccacgaccaccaccacggCGGCGGCGCCGCCGGCGGCGACGACATCATCGGCTCCCAGGTGTTGCACCACAGCTACTACCACAAATAGCAACTTGGGGCCCGGAAGCCTTGCCAGCCTTGGTAACCTGGGTTTGAACTCGTCCAACTTCAACGAGCTTCAGAACCAGATGCAGCAGCAGCTCTTGTCCAGCCCTGAGATGATGATCCAGATCATGGAAAATCCCTTTGTTCAGAGCATGCTTTCGAATCCTGATCTGATGAGGCAGCTCATCATGGCCAATCCACAGATGCAACAATTGATCCAGAGAGCAGAAATCAGCCACCTGCT TTTAGATATAATGCGGGCAGACTCGAAAATCGCCGGGAATCCTGCCATGATGC AGATGATGAAAATCAAAGACCTGGCTCTCAGTAATCTCGAAAGCATCCCAGGTGG TGATGCTCTGCGGCGCATGTACGCTGA TTCAGAACCCATGCTGAATGCCGCACAGGAGCAGTTTGGGGGCAATCCGTTTGCCACGGCGGGGAGCAGTTCCTCCTCAGGGGAAGGTACTCAGCCTTCCCGCACGGAGAATCGGGATCCGCTGCCCAATCCTTGGGCACCACCGCCAACTACCCAGACCTCTGCGAcgaccaccaccacgaccacaaGCAGTGGCACTGTGGCTGGCAGCAACACCAGCAGCACTACGACCGGGAACACCATGACTGCAGCTAATTATGTGGCCAGCATCTTCAGCACCCCAGGAATGCAGAGCCTGCTGCAGCAGATAACTGAAAATCCCCAGCTGATTCAGAATATGCTGTCTGCACCCTACATGAGAAGCATGATGCAGTCGCTGAGCCAGAATCCAGATATGGCTGCCCAGATGATGCTGAGTAGCCCACTGTTTACGGCGAATCCTCAGCTGCAGGAGCAGATGCGTCCACAGCTCCCGAGTTTCCTGCAGCAGATGCAGAGTCCAGAAACCATAGCGGCCATGTCAAACCCGAGAGCGATGCAAGCGCTACTGCAGATCCAGCAGGGGCTACAGACACTAGCCACTGAAGCACCTGGCCTCATTCCAGGCTTCACTCCAGGTGTGGGGATGGGAATGCTGGGAACCGCCATAACCCCTGTGGGCCCAGTCACTCCCATAGGGCCCATCGGTCCTATCGTTCCTTTCACCCCCATAGGCCCCATCGGGCCTATAGGACCCACTGGCCCTGCCAGCTCCCCTGGCTCGACCGGCACCGGGATCCCGCCTGCAACCACTGTGTCCAGCTCTGCACCTACTGAAACCATAAGTCCAACATCAGAATCTGGACCCAGCCAGCAGTTCATTCAGCAAATGGTGCAGGCTCTCACTGGAGGAAGTCCTCCACAGCCGCCGAATCCTGAAGTGAGATTTCAGCAGCAACTGGAACAGCTCAACGCCATGGGGTTCTTAAACCGCGAAGCAAACTTGCAGGCCCTAATAGCAACAGGAGGCGACATCAACGCGGCCATTGAGAGGCTGCTGGGCTCTCAGCCATCCTAA